A genome region from Chelonia mydas isolate rCheMyd1 chromosome 24, rCheMyd1.pri.v2, whole genome shotgun sequence includes the following:
- the LOC102944260 gene encoding sulfotransferase 2B1, producing MAREYFTHKGLLFPCLDYSPEALSYVENEFQVRDDDVFNVTYPKSGTNWMLEILSLIRCDGDPGWVRSVLNWERGPWLDNQSGLKAALKYPPPRLLCSHLPVQLFPKSLQRSKAKIIYTLRCPKDILVSLYHFSKLLRLLKDPGSLDSFLEDFLSGNVAYGSWFDHVTGWMGLKGNENFFPITYEELQQDPLGSVRRICHFLGKELSEEQVAAVVENASFQGMKGNKMSNFSQLDDKYMDHQKGEFLRKGICGDWRNHFSEAQSQRFDTVYWERMQGLGMTFPWD from the exons ATGGCACGTGAATACTTCACCCACAAGGGGTTGCTGTTCCCATGCCTGGATTACTCCCCCGAGGCGCTGAGCTACGTGGAGAATGAATTCCAGGTGCGGGACGACGACGTCTTCAATGTCACCTACCCCAAGTCAG GCACTAACTGGATGCTGGAGATTCTGAGTCTGATCCGTTGTGACGGGGACCCCGGCTGGGTGCGCAGCGTGCTGAACTGGGAGCGGGGGCCCTGGCTGGACAACCAGAGTGGGCTGAAGGCTGCCCTGAAATACCCCCCGccccggctgctctgctcccacctccCCGTGCAGCTCTTCCCCAAGTCCCTGCAGCGCTCCAAGGCCAAA atCATCTACACCCTGCGCTGCCCCAAGGACATCCTGGTCTCGCTCTACCACTTCTCCAAGCTGCTGCGCCTTTTGAAGGACCCTGGCTCACTGGATTCCTTCCTCGAGGACTTCCTGAGCGGGAATG TGGCCTATGGCTCCTGGTTCGACCACGTCACCGGCTGGATGGGGCTGAAGGGGAACGAGAACTTCTTCCCCATCACCTacgaggagctgcagcag GATCCACTGGGCAGCGTGCGGAGAATCtgccacttcctggggaaggagctgagtgAGGAGCAAGTGGCCGCTGTGGTGGAGAACGCCTCCTTCCAGGGCATGAAGGGGAACAAAATGTCCAACTTCTCCCAGTTGGACGACAAGTACATGGACCACCAGAAGGGGGAGTTCTTGAGGAAAG GGATCTGTGGCGACTGGAGGAACCATTTCTCGGAGGCGCAGAGCCAACGATTCGACACTGTTTACTGGGAGCGGATGCAGGGTCTGGGCATGACCTTCCCCTGGGACTGA